Proteins encoded by one window of Candidatus Sumerlaea chitinivorans:
- a CDS encoding Beta-ketoadipate enol-lactone hydrolase, whose product MQLNPMREKIPVVLVHAFPLDSRMWREQVRALSDIADIHTPNVRGFGGNRLHEKERVEDWTVGLFAFDLLQYLDKAGIDRAVLGGCSMGGYIAFEFWRRYPARVAGMILCDTRAEADTPEARENRRQMIERVRREGTGFLAQFASEKLVGKTTREKNPGLVQAVAQWATEAPAETVIGALHALASRPDSTDTLHTISVPVLLLFGEEDIVTPPECGERMLNGLPNARMHLVPAAGHLSPLEAPDYVNAHVADFLRTTIV is encoded by the coding sequence ATGCAACTGAACCCCATGCGCGAGAAAATCCCTGTGGTGTTGGTTCACGCATTTCCGCTGGACTCCCGAATGTGGCGCGAACAGGTTCGTGCGCTCTCTGACATTGCCGACATCCACACACCAAACGTTCGTGGGTTTGGTGGCAACCGCCTTCACGAGAAGGAACGAGTTGAGGACTGGACGGTCGGACTCTTCGCGTTCGATCTCTTGCAGTACCTCGACAAGGCCGGGATCGACCGTGCGGTGCTTGGCGGGTGTTCCATGGGGGGCTACATTGCATTTGAGTTTTGGCGGCGATACCCCGCGCGTGTCGCGGGAATGATTCTTTGCGATACTCGCGCCGAAGCTGACACACCCGAAGCCCGCGAGAACCGTAGGCAGATGATCGAGCGCGTGCGGCGGGAAGGCACTGGTTTTCTCGCCCAGTTTGCGAGCGAGAAACTTGTGGGCAAAACCACTCGCGAGAAGAATCCCGGCTTAGTCCAAGCGGTTGCCCAATGGGCCACAGAAGCGCCCGCTGAAACCGTGATTGGGGCGCTCCATGCCCTTGCGTCACGTCCCGACTCAACCGACACTCTCCACACCATATCGGTCCCCGTCCTATTGCTCTTCGGTGAGGAGGATATCGTCACCCCACCCGAATGTGGCGAGCGCATGCTCAACGGACTTCCCAACGCACGCATGCACCTGGTGCCCGCGGCAGGGCACCTCAGCCCGCTTGAAGCCCCAGACTACGTAAACGCGCACGTTGCTGACTTCCTGCGGACCACAATAGTCTGA